In Terriglobia bacterium, a single window of DNA contains:
- a CDS encoding TetR/AcrR family transcriptional regulator, whose translation MSGLRAPDPVLAERGPRRSRPRTQEKLANLLSVAAALIARRGYEQTAIRDVGRATGASLPGMYYYFKSKGDLLFQIQHRAFSSLLEAQEREFAVEEPPERKFRRLIVGHLAFYARHPNEMKVCTFELESVRDEAYREIEELRRRYYRLLASVVGELLKKAGREDPRRLASRHITLFVFGMLNWTLMWYDPQRDGPVENLGDEMADLVLPGLSSRKEVR comes from the coding sequence ATGAGCGGACTGAGGGCACCGGACCCCGTTCTTGCGGAACGCGGCCCTCGGCGGTCGCGCCCCCGGACGCAGGAGAAACTGGCTAACCTGCTGTCGGTGGCGGCTGCGCTGATCGCGCGCCGGGGGTACGAGCAGACGGCGATCCGCGACGTCGGGCGCGCCACGGGTGCCAGCTTGCCCGGGATGTACTACTACTTCAAGAGCAAGGGGGATCTCCTCTTCCAGATCCAGCACCGCGCGTTCTCGTCGCTCCTCGAGGCGCAGGAGCGGGAGTTCGCGGTGGAGGAGCCGCCCGAGCGGAAGTTCCGCCGGCTGATCGTGGGGCACCTCGCGTTCTACGCGCGCCACCCGAACGAGATGAAGGTCTGCACGTTCGAGCTGGAATCGGTTCGCGACGAAGCGTACCGCGAGATCGAGGAGCTCCGGCGGCGGTACTACCGGCTGCTGGCCTCCGTCGTCGGGGAGCTCCTGAAGAAGGCGGGCAGAGAGGATCCCCGGCGTCTCGCGAGCCGGCATATCACGCTCTTCGTCTTCGGAATGCTCAACTGGACCTTGATGTGGTACGACCCGCAGCGCGACGGTCCGGTGGAGAACCTCGGGGACGAGATGGCGGACCTCGTCTTGCCCGGCCTCTCCTCCCGGAAGGAGGTGCGATGA
- a CDS encoding GNAT family N-acetyltransferase: MDIGRGEPLIRSLKADDCARLVRMDQEISGRNRRAWYEGKTRRALEESDVRISLGADVDGSLVGALLGSVHYGEFGQPEPVAILDTLLVDPAFARRGIATAMLRQLLQNLSALRIERLRTEVAWNELDLMAFFERAGFAPVPRLVLELPVPAAR, from the coding sequence ATGGACATCGGACGCGGCGAACCCCTCATCCGTAGCCTGAAGGCGGACGACTGTGCGCGACTGGTCAGGATGGACCAGGAGATCAGCGGGCGAAACCGCCGGGCCTGGTACGAGGGGAAGACCCGACGTGCCCTCGAAGAGTCGGACGTCCGGATCTCGCTCGGTGCCGATGTGGACGGCTCCCTCGTGGGCGCCCTCCTCGGGTCGGTGCACTACGGCGAATTCGGGCAGCCGGAGCCGGTAGCGATCCTGGACACGCTGCTCGTGGATCCGGCGTTCGCGCGGAGGGGCATCGCAACGGCGATGCTCAGGCAGCTGCTGCAGAACCTCTCGGCGCTGCGAATCGAGCGTCTGCGAACCGAGGTCGCCTGGAACGAACTCGACCTCATGGCCTTTTTCGAAAGGGCGGGCTTCGCACCGGTTCCGCGCCTGGTGCTCGAGCTTCCGGTCCCGGCGGCCCGGTGA
- the bcrD gene encoding benzoyl-CoA reductase subunit D: MTITAGIDVGSGAVKAVVLSTGEAGAEILSHVTSRIRRRDVGRVVEEVFGRAVAAAGVREIHYIATTGEGEDIPFATGHFYGMTTHARGALYLEPRARAVLDVGALHARAVAMDGRGRVLDYKMTSQCASGSGQFLENIARYLGVSQAEVGSLSLQADAPEMVSSICAVLAETDVINMVSRGVSTPNILRGIHESMAERFARLLRSLPIEGTVFVSGGLSADVGLIAALEDALAGRAASAARPFELATHDLAICAGAIGAAIWGDFRHRKLGEEGAVWTSDAANPSSVA; the protein is encoded by the coding sequence ATGACGATCACTGCGGGCATCGACGTCGGCAGCGGCGCCGTCAAGGCCGTGGTCCTGAGCACCGGCGAGGCCGGAGCCGAGATCCTGTCGCACGTGACCTCACGCATCCGTCGCCGGGACGTGGGCCGCGTCGTCGAGGAGGTGTTCGGGAGGGCGGTGGCCGCCGCGGGGGTGCGGGAGATCCACTACATCGCCACCACGGGCGAGGGAGAGGACATCCCGTTCGCCACGGGTCATTTCTACGGGATGACGACCCACGCCCGCGGCGCCCTGTACCTCGAGCCGCGAGCCCGCGCGGTCCTCGACGTCGGCGCGCTGCACGCGCGCGCCGTCGCGATGGACGGCAGGGGACGGGTCCTGGATTACAAGATGACGAGCCAGTGTGCCTCCGGGTCGGGACAGTTCCTGGAAAACATCGCCCGCTACCTGGGCGTATCCCAGGCGGAGGTCGGTTCGCTCTCGTTGCAGGCGGACGCCCCGGAGATGGTCAGCTCCATCTGCGCGGTGTTGGCCGAGACGGACGTGATCAACATGGTCTCCCGGGGCGTCAGCACGCCCAATATCCTGAGGGGAATCCACGAGAGCATGGCCGAGCGGTTCGCCCGACTCCTCCGATCCCTTCCGATCGAGGGAACCGTCTTCGTGAGCGGCGGGCTCTCCGCGGACGTCGGATTGATCGCCGCTCTCGAGGACGCGCTCGCCGGGCGCGCCGCCTCGGCGGCCCGGCCGTTCGAGCTGGCCACTCACGATCTCGCCATCTGCGCGGGTGCGATCGGGGCGGCGATCTGGGGCGACTTCCGACATCGGAAGCTGGGAGAGGAAGGTGCGGTATGGACATCGGACGCGGCGAACCCCTCATCCGTAGCCTGA
- a CDS encoding SDR family oxidoreductase, which translates to MDLGLGGKVALVTGGSRGIGAAVVLALARQGCDVAFTYRGRADAAKAVAVEIRALGRRAMPIQADVSDFAAAEKAVDSVVAELGGLDVLVCNAGITWDSVVWKMTEQQWDTVIETNLKGYFNYNRAAARVFKDRRSGKIVNVSSINGLRGKFAQSNYSASKAGNIALTKTLARELGKFNVNVNCVAPGMVMTEMAETLAPEVLNAAVRETVLGRIATSDDVANVVAFLCSDASRHVTGEVVKVDGGQYI; encoded by the coding sequence ATGGATCTCGGGCTCGGTGGAAAGGTCGCGCTGGTGACGGGCGGGAGCCGGGGGATCGGCGCCGCGGTCGTCCTCGCGCTGGCCCGCCAGGGCTGTGACGTCGCCTTCACGTACCGCGGGCGCGCGGACGCGGCCAAGGCCGTGGCCGTCGAGATCCGTGCCCTGGGTCGGCGCGCGATGCCGATCCAGGCGGACGTCTCGGACTTCGCCGCCGCAGAGAAGGCGGTGGACTCCGTCGTCGCGGAGCTCGGCGGACTCGACGTCCTGGTCTGCAACGCCGGGATCACCTGGGACAGCGTTGTTTGGAAGATGACGGAACAGCAGTGGGACACGGTCATCGAGACCAACCTGAAGGGGTACTTCAACTACAACCGAGCGGCCGCGCGGGTCTTCAAGGACCGGCGCAGCGGGAAGATCGTCAACGTCTCCTCGATCAACGGACTCCGCGGCAAGTTCGCCCAATCGAATTACTCGGCCTCCAAGGCGGGGAACATCGCGCTGACCAAGACGCTCGCGAGGGAGCTGGGGAAGTTCAACGTCAACGTCAACTGCGTCGCCCCCGGCATGGTGATGACCGAGATGGCGGAGACGCTCGCTCCCGAGGTCCTCAACGCCGCGGTAAGGGAAACGGTGCTCGGCCGGATCGCGACCTCCGACGACGTGGCGAACGTCGTCGCGTTTCTCTGCTCTGACGCGTCGCGACACGTGACGGGCGAGGTGGTCAAGGTGGACGGTGGCCAGTACATCTAG
- a CDS encoding XdhC/CoxI family protein, protein MTRRETPAGPPPDPLVEVGEPVERLEMDAYREFVRLAEAGQPVALVTVVGTEGSAPRGMGAAMAVRSDGSIAGTIGGGSLEHEIVRHALQSLADGRPRRFHYDYSGSAAQNLDKACLGKTDFYVQPCLVLPRLHVFGAGHIGIALAPIAEAAGFRVTVIDDRPGYPDAARFPVSVRLVNGPLPPVVGSLPFDESTFVVIVTHGHEQDETVLAACLARPWRYLGMIGSRGKVSRLFKSLGTDAASRRRLAEVRAPVGLDIGGRSPGEIAVAIAAEMLAVRYGREDVAPMRDRASSRAPGVADPSEPDLTSDAKHQGV, encoded by the coding sequence ATGACACGCCGCGAGACGCCGGCCGGGCCGCCGCCCGACCCGCTGGTCGAGGTCGGCGAGCCGGTCGAGCGGCTCGAGATGGACGCATACCGGGAGTTCGTGCGGCTGGCGGAGGCCGGCCAGCCGGTCGCGCTCGTGACCGTCGTCGGGACCGAGGGCTCCGCCCCTCGCGGGATGGGGGCGGCGATGGCCGTACGCTCCGACGGGAGCATCGCCGGGACCATCGGGGGCGGGAGCCTCGAGCACGAGATCGTGCGGCACGCGCTCCAATCCCTCGCCGACGGGAGGCCGCGCCGGTTTCACTACGACTACTCCGGGAGTGCCGCGCAGAACCTCGACAAGGCCTGCCTCGGCAAGACGGACTTCTACGTCCAGCCGTGTCTCGTCCTTCCGCGGCTCCACGTGTTCGGTGCCGGCCACATCGGAATCGCCCTGGCGCCCATCGCGGAGGCGGCCGGCTTCCGGGTGACGGTGATCGACGACCGGCCCGGCTATCCCGACGCCGCACGGTTTCCTGTTTCCGTTCGCCTCGTCAACGGGCCGCTGCCGCCGGTCGTCGGGTCGCTCCCCTTCGACGAATCCACGTTCGTGGTCATCGTGACCCACGGTCACGAGCAAGACGAGACCGTGCTCGCCGCGTGCCTCGCCAGGCCATGGCGATACCTGGGGATGATCGGGAGCCGGGGGAAGGTCTCCCGGCTCTTCAAGAGCCTCGGGACGGATGCGGCGTCCCGACGCCGGCTCGCCGAGGTGCGCGCACCGGTCGGCCTGGATATCGGCGGGCGCTCGCCGGGAGAAATAGCCGTTGCGATCGCGGCCGAGATGCTGGCGGTCCGCTATGGGCGGGAGGACGTGGCGCCCATGCGCGATCGAGCGAGTTCGCGGGCGCCCGGTGTCGCCGACCCGTCGGAACCCGACCTGACTTCGGACGCGAAACACCAAGGAGTCTGA
- a CDS encoding molybdopterin-dependent oxidoreductase, with protein sequence MAAKALIDANPSPGDDEIRQALSGNLCRCAAYNRILRAVLDWKSFETVPLDTHPLSDAERDQARDLDVVGHGVTRYDAPDKVSGRAKYTADLRLPGMLHGKILTSPIPHGIVRRIDVSRARALPGVLDVITGADVPDEWYGVSPSRHDEQILAKDRVRYVGDEVAAVVAVDEETAEKAMSLIDVEYEELPAVFDPDHALAPGAPVIHPENPRYEGNVNTRVAWHFGDVERGFAEADHVRDQRFVGNRTYQHPLEPHAALARWEHHGQRLTIWSATQTPHYLHRTLSRTLGVPMGSIRVIKPAVGGGFGCKAETTALDFCAAILARRTGRPVMMEYSREEMVLHFRGRHKQTMDLKVGVKRDGTITAVQFRSTLDGGAYTSYGVITAYYAGSMLPTLYKFPNYKYDGLRVYTNLPASGAFRGHGVPQPRFAFESMMDMLAEDLGIDPFEIRLRNAMTPGTRTCNALDISSCEFLATLENAREQSGWRQKRGRLPRGKGIGVGCGGFVSGAGYPIYRSEFPHSNAMIRVHEDGTGASLHIAAADIGQGSDTVLVQIAAEELGIPYERVWLADCDTVLSPLDLGSYSSRVTLMGGNAVRQAAAGVKAQVLETAGRHLGCDPYALVARSGRIFVAAHPAVGMDWEEAARLAFAARGPVVGVGSYSPPKDLGGEFKGGTVGTSPAYSFSTAVAEVTVDLETGYVTVDRFTDFSDAGTVVNPTTFHSQVEGAMIMGLGETLLEDTTFDATGAPENPNLHDYLVPTIRETPEIRTAAVESYEPRGPFGAKEIGEGSLLPALGAIANAIYDACGVRVTELPITPERILRGLGKLPEANRDPAPARRGCRSST encoded by the coding sequence ATGGCCGCGAAAGCCCTGATCGACGCGAACCCGTCGCCTGGCGACGACGAGATCCGGCAGGCACTCTCCGGCAATCTCTGCCGCTGCGCGGCCTACAACCGGATCCTCCGGGCGGTCCTGGACTGGAAGAGTTTCGAAACGGTTCCGCTCGACACGCACCCCTTGAGCGACGCCGAGCGCGACCAAGCGAGGGATCTCGACGTGGTCGGCCACGGCGTCACCCGTTACGACGCGCCGGATAAGGTATCCGGCCGGGCGAAGTACACGGCGGACCTCAGGCTCCCCGGGATGCTTCACGGAAAGATCCTGACGAGTCCGATCCCGCATGGCATCGTGCGCCGGATCGACGTGAGCAGGGCCCGCGCGCTCCCCGGGGTGCTGGACGTGATCACCGGGGCGGACGTCCCGGACGAGTGGTACGGCGTCAGCCCCTCCCGCCATGACGAGCAGATCCTCGCGAAGGACCGCGTCCGCTACGTCGGTGACGAGGTCGCCGCCGTCGTCGCCGTGGACGAGGAGACCGCAGAGAAGGCGATGTCGCTCATCGACGTCGAGTACGAGGAGCTCCCGGCGGTGTTCGACCCTGACCATGCGCTGGCGCCGGGCGCTCCCGTCATCCACCCCGAAAACCCACGGTACGAGGGGAACGTCAACACCCGCGTCGCGTGGCACTTCGGGGACGTCGAGAGGGGATTCGCCGAGGCCGACCACGTTCGCGATCAGCGCTTCGTCGGGAATCGCACCTACCAGCACCCGCTGGAGCCGCACGCCGCGCTCGCGCGTTGGGAGCACCACGGGCAGCGGCTGACGATCTGGTCGGCGACCCAGACCCCGCACTACCTGCATCGGACGCTGTCGCGGACGCTCGGTGTTCCGATGGGCTCGATCCGGGTCATCAAGCCCGCGGTCGGCGGCGGCTTCGGGTGCAAGGCTGAGACGACGGCGCTCGACTTCTGCGCGGCGATCCTCGCGCGGCGGACCGGACGTCCCGTGATGATGGAGTACTCGCGGGAGGAAATGGTCCTTCACTTCCGCGGCAGGCACAAGCAGACCATGGACCTAAAGGTCGGGGTGAAGCGAGACGGTACGATCACCGCAGTGCAGTTCCGCTCGACGCTCGATGGCGGCGCCTACACGTCCTACGGCGTGATCACGGCATACTATGCGGGATCGATGCTCCCGACGCTCTACAAGTTCCCGAACTACAAGTACGACGGCCTCAGGGTGTACACGAACCTGCCGGCCTCGGGGGCGTTCAGGGGGCACGGTGTGCCCCAGCCCCGGTTCGCTTTCGAGTCGATGATGGACATGCTCGCTGAGGACCTCGGGATCGACCCGTTCGAGATCCGTCTCCGAAACGCCATGACGCCGGGGACCCGCACCTGCAACGCGCTCGACATCTCGTCCTGCGAGTTCCTCGCGACCCTCGAGAACGCGAGAGAGCAGTCGGGGTGGCGCCAGAAGAGAGGGCGACTTCCACGCGGGAAGGGGATCGGCGTCGGCTGTGGCGGGTTCGTGTCGGGGGCGGGGTACCCGATCTACCGGTCGGAGTTCCCGCACTCGAACGCGATGATCCGAGTGCACGAGGACGGCACCGGAGCCTCGTTGCACATCGCCGCGGCGGATATCGGCCAGGGCTCGGACACCGTGCTCGTGCAGATCGCGGCGGAGGAGCTCGGGATTCCGTACGAAAGGGTCTGGCTCGCCGACTGCGACACGGTCCTGAGCCCCCTCGACCTCGGATCGTACTCGAGCCGCGTCACGCTGATGGGAGGGAACGCCGTCCGCCAGGCGGCGGCGGGGGTCAAGGCGCAGGTCCTCGAGACCGCGGGGAGGCACCTCGGCTGCGACCCGTACGCCCTCGTCGCCAGGAGCGGGCGGATCTTCGTCGCGGCGCACCCGGCGGTCGGGATGGACTGGGAGGAGGCCGCGCGACTCGCATTCGCGGCGCGCGGCCCGGTCGTCGGGGTCGGATCCTATTCGCCGCCGAAGGATCTCGGAGGCGAGTTCAAGGGAGGGACGGTCGGCACGTCGCCGGCGTACAGCTTTTCCACCGCGGTCGCCGAGGTGACGGTGGACCTCGAAACGGGATACGTCACCGTCGACCGGTTCACCGACTTCAGCGACGCGGGGACCGTGGTCAACCCCACCACCTTCCACAGCCAAGTGGAGGGGGCGATGATCATGGGGCTCGGCGAGACCCTCCTCGAGGACACGACCTTCGACGCGACGGGCGCGCCGGAGAACCCGAACCTCCACGACTACCTCGTGCCCACGATTCGCGAGACCCCGGAGATACGCACCGCTGCGGTCGAAAGCTACGAGCCGCGCGGTCCGTTCGGGGCGAAGGAGATCGGCGAGGGATCGCTTCTGCCCGCGCTCGGCGCGATCGCCAACGCGATCTACGACGCGTGCGGCGTGCGGGTGACGGAGCTTCCGATCACGCCGGAGAGGATCTTGCGGGGGCTGGGGAAACTCCCGGAGGCGAACCGCGACCCGGCCCCCGCGCGCCGGGGATGTCGGAGCTCGACATGA
- a CDS encoding acyl-CoA dehydrogenase family protein — translation MTIRPTGSPARGVDFFEIDAELAEEERQVRDGVRSFVNERVLPIIDEAFKKDRFPIELVPRMAEMGLFGANLTSYGCAGVNNVCYGLICQELERGDSGLRSFVSVQTSLVMYPIHSFGSEEQKEHWLPRLAAGEAVGCYGLTEPDHGSDPGTMVTRAERRGGEWILNGAKAWITNGSLADVAVVWAKTQDGIRGFLVEKGTPGFTTRDYEGKFSLRASVTSELYFDDCAIPESSVLPKTGALKHALMCLTQARYGIAWGTLGMAAACYEEAVRYAGERIVFGRPVSAFQLQQAKLADMLTEITKGQVLNLRLGRLKDQGRADFAQISMAKRNGCRTARQCAHLAREIFGASGIMHEYPIARHFGNIEAVFTYEGTDDIHTLILGERISGHPAF, via the coding sequence ATGACGATCCGACCGACCGGCAGCCCCGCACGCGGCGTCGACTTCTTCGAGATCGACGCCGAGCTGGCGGAGGAGGAGCGCCAGGTGCGCGACGGGGTCCGCTCCTTCGTCAACGAGAGAGTGCTTCCGATCATCGATGAGGCGTTCAAGAAGGACCGCTTCCCGATCGAATTGGTGCCTCGAATGGCGGAGATGGGCCTGTTCGGCGCCAACCTGACGAGCTACGGCTGCGCCGGGGTCAACAACGTCTGCTACGGCCTCATCTGTCAGGAGCTCGAACGGGGCGACTCGGGTCTCCGCTCGTTCGTGTCCGTCCAGACGTCGCTCGTGATGTACCCGATCCACTCTTTCGGCTCCGAGGAGCAGAAGGAGCATTGGCTGCCACGTCTCGCGGCCGGCGAGGCGGTCGGGTGCTACGGCCTCACCGAGCCGGACCACGGGTCGGACCCGGGCACGATGGTCACGCGCGCCGAGCGGCGCGGCGGCGAGTGGATTCTGAACGGCGCGAAGGCCTGGATCACCAACGGCTCGCTCGCCGACGTGGCCGTGGTCTGGGCGAAGACGCAGGACGGGATCCGCGGTTTCCTGGTCGAGAAGGGGACCCCGGGGTTCACAACCCGGGATTACGAGGGGAAATTCTCCCTCCGGGCATCGGTGACGTCGGAGCTGTACTTCGACGATTGCGCGATCCCCGAGTCCTCCGTCCTGCCGAAGACCGGCGCGCTGAAGCACGCGCTGATGTGCCTGACCCAGGCTCGCTACGGCATCGCATGGGGGACCCTCGGCATGGCCGCCGCTTGTTACGAGGAGGCGGTGAGGTACGCGGGGGAACGAATCGTGTTCGGCCGACCGGTTTCAGCGTTCCAGCTCCAGCAGGCGAAACTGGCTGACATGCTGACGGAGATCACGAAGGGCCAGGTCCTCAATTTGCGCCTCGGGCGTCTCAAGGACCAGGGACGCGCCGACTTCGCACAGATCTCCATGGCCAAGCGCAACGGCTGCCGGACCGCCCGGCAGTGTGCGCATCTCGCGCGGGAGATTTTCGGCGCCTCGGGCATCATGCACGAGTACCCGATCGCGCGACACTTCGGCAACATCGAGGCGGTCTTCACTTACGAGGGGACGGACGATATCCACACGCTGATCCTCGGGGAACGCATCAGCGGGCACCCGGCGTTCTGA
- a CDS encoding xanthine dehydrogenase family protein subunit M, with amino-acid sequence MKSGSTMSFCDFVFHRPTALTDACRLGQRLGAGALYFAGGTELLPDIQRGVETASDLIALDGVPELHGIAFDGAGLRIGAMTTIRELAESPAVREAYPVLAEAALTLGGPQIRSQATLGGNFCRAVPCADTPPACIVGGATVRLVSEEGERTLPAENFFVGPRCTVLRPGELLVEILIPPQPPRSGASYQRFALRQGSALAVASVAARLVLNGDKIGSARVALGSVAPVPLAATRSAAMLEGRAPEEDLFARVAAEAAAEARPISDLRGSEPFRRLLVEVLARRALREAAARASERAA; translated from the coding sequence TTGAAGAGCGGGTCGACGATGTCCTTCTGTGATTTCGTCTTCCACCGGCCCACGGCGCTGACCGACGCGTGTCGCCTTGGCCAGCGGCTCGGTGCCGGAGCTCTCTACTTTGCCGGAGGGACAGAGCTTCTGCCTGACATACAGCGCGGCGTCGAGACGGCGAGCGACCTCATCGCGCTCGACGGCGTCCCGGAGCTCCACGGCATCGCATTCGACGGCGCCGGACTCCGGATCGGAGCCATGACCACCATTCGCGAGTTGGCCGAATCCCCCGCCGTGCGCGAGGCCTATCCCGTGCTCGCCGAGGCGGCCCTCACCCTCGGCGGCCCCCAGATTCGAAGCCAGGCGACCCTCGGCGGGAACTTCTGCCGGGCCGTCCCCTGCGCCGACACCCCGCCGGCGTGCATCGTGGGGGGCGCTACGGTCAGGCTGGTGAGCGAGGAAGGGGAGCGAACGCTTCCGGCCGAGAATTTCTTCGTCGGACCGCGCTGCACCGTTCTGCGCCCCGGTGAGCTCCTGGTGGAGATTCTGATCCCGCCGCAGCCGCCCCGGTCGGGCGCGAGCTATCAGCGCTTCGCTCTACGGCAAGGCTCGGCGCTCGCGGTGGCGTCCGTGGCCGCTCGGTTGGTTCTGAACGGCGACAAGATAGGCTCGGCTCGGGTGGCGCTCGGCTCCGTAGCGCCGGTGCCGCTCGCCGCCACCCGGAGCGCGGCTATGCTCGAAGGACGAGCGCCCGAGGAAGACCTATTCGCGCGCGTCGCGGCCGAGGCCGCGGCGGAGGCCCGCCCGATCAGCGACCTGCGTGGATCGGAGCCTTTCCGTCGGCTATTGGTCGAGGTCCTGGCTCGGCGCGCGCTGAGGGAGGCGGCGGCCCGGGCGTCGGAGCGCGCGGCATGA
- a CDS encoding enoyl-CoA hydratase/isomerase family protein, with the protein MDMFPSKAASELKLHDVLYEKKDMVARITINRPEVYNSYSTDTLRELIAAFDDASCDDKVGVIVYTGAGDKAFCTGGDVKEYASVYTQRPRDYWKYMGLFSRYIEGILRNGKVTIARINGMAVGGGNESQLACDLAVMADDTYLAQVGTSVGSVACGGATQWLSLHVGDRRAREMLFLNPRIHARQALEWGLVNRVVPRDRLDAEVAAIAEQCLDKFPECTRYTKQQLNYWKEAAWFSTVGHARDWLSTHFTSLEPYEGMQAFVEKRKVNYRGLREAAAAGRSSEFLWGPYRGACAACGAKGIPAEFAYCGKCGAQLEAK; encoded by the coding sequence ATGGACATGTTCCCCTCGAAGGCGGCCTCCGAGCTGAAGCTCCACGACGTGCTGTACGAGAAGAAGGACATGGTGGCACGGATCACGATCAACCGGCCCGAAGTCTACAACTCGTATTCCACCGACACGCTGCGCGAGCTGATCGCGGCGTTCGACGATGCGTCGTGCGACGACAAGGTCGGCGTGATCGTGTACACCGGCGCCGGCGACAAGGCATTCTGCACCGGAGGGGACGTCAAGGAGTACGCTTCGGTGTACACCCAGCGCCCGCGCGACTACTGGAAGTACATGGGGCTCTTCAGCCGCTACATCGAGGGCATCCTCCGGAACGGCAAGGTGACCATCGCGCGGATCAACGGCATGGCGGTCGGCGGAGGGAACGAGTCGCAGCTCGCCTGCGACCTGGCCGTGATGGCCGACGACACCTACCTCGCGCAGGTCGGCACCAGCGTCGGCAGCGTCGCGTGCGGCGGCGCCACCCAGTGGCTGAGCCTCCACGTCGGCGACCGACGGGCGCGGGAGATGCTGTTCCTGAACCCGCGGATCCATGCGAGACAGGCACTGGAATGGGGACTCGTCAACCGGGTCGTACCGCGCGATCGGCTCGACGCCGAGGTCGCCGCGATCGCGGAGCAGTGCCTCGACAAATTCCCCGAGTGCACCCGCTACACGAAGCAGCAGCTCAACTACTGGAAAGAGGCCGCCTGGTTCTCCACCGTCGGTCACGCGCGGGACTGGCTGTCGACGCACTTCACCTCGCTCGAGCCGTACGAGGGGATGCAGGCTTTCGTCGAGAAGCGCAAGGTCAATTACCGTGGCCTCCGCGAGGCGGCCGCAGCCGGCCGCAGCAGCGAGTTCCTCTGGGGCCCCTACCGGGGAGCGTGCGCGGCGTGCGGGGCCAAGGGAATCCCGGCGGAATTCGCTTACTGCGGCAAGTGCGGGGCGCAGCTCGAAGCGAAGTGA